CGAAAGTGCCGCCACACCCAACCCGGCCATCACGGCCGCAGCCACCGCCATCACGCCTCCGCCAACGAAGACCTCCGTCCAGGGGATACCCGCTTCGTCGAGCAGTTGCTCTGCGACGGCGCGCACACCGCAAGGCTCCGCCATCGTGGCAAGCGGCAACGGCTCCCCTGCACGATGCTGCCAGCCGGGTGTCGCGAACCAGCCGAACTGCTCGTCGGTGACGACCTCCCCGTCGCTTCGCCCCACATGCATACGAACCAGCACCGTATCGAGTTCTCTCCGGTCGAAACGCTGGAGCAGATCCGCCGACGTTCCGATCCTGATCTCGATCAGAAGCTGGGGATCCTGCGCGTTCATCCGGGCAATCAACGCGGGCAGCTCCGGCCCCGCGACATGCTCGCTGATGCCAATGGTCAGACGCTGGCGCGCGCCCGCTACCGCAGCGACCGCCCGGTCGTGGGCGTCGATGAGTCTGCGCGCGTGATCGAGAAAGGTGGTGCCTTGCGCCGAAAGCTCGACGTAGCGGGGAGTGCGTTCGACCAGTCGAAAACCCAACCTGTCTTCAAGACGTTTCAGCTTCAGGCTGACCGCTGCCTGCGTCGTCCTCAACGCCTCGGCAGCACGCGTGAAGCTGCCAAGCTCCGCAATACGGATAAAGGCACGCACAGCCTCAAGATCAAGCGAACGCTCAGCCATTTCAAATCGTTATTATTGAAATAAGAACACATAGATTATCAGAATAGATACTATGGAGCGGGTCAACCACCGAGGAAACTCACGATGCCACTCGCTCACATTTCAATGCGTACGGGAAAGACCGAGGCTTACAGACAGGCCATATTCGATAGCGTTTATCGCGCGATGCGGGAAACCTTCACCGTGCCCGAAGACGACCAGTTCATGGCGCTGACCGAGCACGACGCGGCGAACTTCCGCTACGGGGCGACTTACCTCGACGTCGCGCGAAGCGATGACCTCGTGCTCATTCAGATCACCGCAAACAACACCCGCACGAAGGAACAGAAGAAGGCGTTGTTCCGGCGGATTGCCGAATTGCTCAGCGATAGCCCCGGCATCCGCCCCGAGGACGTGTTCGTGAATCTCGTCGAAGTCGAGAAAGAAAACTGGTCGCTGGGGCTGGGACTCTCGCAGTACGCGTGAGGCTGCCGGACGCAGCGACATGAAAAACCGGCGGCCCAATTCGGGCCGCCGACATCATCGCTGAGACCGACTTCGCTTTCGACCCGCGCCGCGCACCGATCAATCGAAGTCGAAGATCTCGAACAACGACTTTTTCTTGCGCGAACGGTCGTAGTGACGGCGGCGGTCGTCATGACCATGATGGGTGTTGCGGTGTCTGCCATCATCATCGCGCAGACCATCGTCATGGCGATACTCGCGGGACGCCCGATGCTCACGCGCGTCGTATGCGCCGCGTCCGAATCCGCCCTGCCCTCCCTGCCCGCCGCGGTCGTCCCGAATGGCCTGTGCAGACGCCACGGGAGCCTCGTCCGTGCGCTCGATCAGCTTGTCCAACTCGCCGCGATCGAGCCACACGCCGCGACACTTCGGGCAGTAATCGATCTCCACCCCCTGACGCTCCGTCATCAACAGATCCGGGGTACCGCATACAGGACACTTCATCGTTTCGCTCCGTTACTTAAAGGACAACGTCCTCAATGTACCGAGCGCGTCGCAACGGAAAAACCTACGTTTTCATTCATCAAAGTTCGAAAAAACCGAACACTCGACGCTTCCGCGTCAACGAAAAAGCGGTGCCGATTTGCACCGGCACCGCCATTTTTCACCATTCGGTGACGTATTGATTAGTGCAGCACGCGCGCCTTCTGCGCATCACGTCGCGCCTTGGCACGAC
This window of the Pandoraea sputorum genome carries:
- a CDS encoding LysR family transcriptional regulator; translated protein: MAERSLDLEAVRAFIRIAELGSFTRAAEALRTTQAAVSLKLKRLEDRLGFRLVERTPRYVELSAQGTTFLDHARRLIDAHDRAVAAVAGARQRLTIGISEHVAGPELPALIARMNAQDPQLLIEIRIGTSADLLQRFDRRELDTVLVRMHVGRSDGEVVTDEQFGWFATPGWQHRAGEPLPLATMAEPCGVRAVAEQLLDEAGIPWTEVFVGGGVMAVAAAVMAGLGVAALSPRMVPFGAVDVGPRLALPALPRLPIVLHTRVQDSRARGALAALGAAFRGAVRS
- a CDS encoding tautomerase family protein; its protein translation is MPLAHISMRTGKTEAYRQAIFDSVYRAMRETFTVPEDDQFMALTEHDAANFRYGATYLDVARSDDLVLIQITANNTRTKEQKKALFRRIAELLSDSPGIRPEDVFVNLVEVEKENWSLGLGLSQYA
- a CDS encoding TFIIB-type zinc ribbon-containing protein translates to MKCPVCGTPDLLMTERQGVEIDYCPKCRGVWLDRGELDKLIERTDEAPVASAQAIRDDRGGQGGQGGFGRGAYDAREHRASREYRHDDGLRDDDGRHRNTHHGHDDRRRHYDRSRKKKSLFEIFDFD